The following proteins are co-located in the Gracilinanus agilis isolate LMUSP501 unplaced genomic scaffold, AgileGrace unplaced_scaffold49522, whole genome shotgun sequence genome:
- the LOC123255630 gene encoding protein FAM72A-like — protein MSTSNYSFKNRCVSILCCKFCKQVLSSRGMKAVLLADTEIDLYSTDIPPTNAVDFIGTCYFTEICQCKLKDIACLK, from the exons ATGTCTACCAGCAATTATAGCTTCAAGAACCGGTGTGTATCTATCCTGTGCTGCAAATTCTGTAAGCAAGTGCTCAGCTCTAGGGGGATGAAGGCTGTCTTGCTGGCAGACACTGAGATAGACCTTTATTCTACAGACATTCCTCCAACCAA TGCTGTGGACTTCATTGGAACCTGTTATTTTACTGAAATCTGCCAATGCAAACTGAAGGATATCGCCTGTTTAAAATG